A stretch of Solea senegalensis isolate Sse05_10M linkage group LG10, IFAPA_SoseM_1, whole genome shotgun sequence DNA encodes these proteins:
- the sinhcaf gene encoding SIN3-HDAC complex-associated factor — protein MFGFHKPKMYRSLDGCCICRAKSSSSRFTDSKRYEKEFRSCFGLSETRSGEICNACVLLVKRWKKLPVGTKKNWNHVVDARGGPSLKITSRPKKIKSISKKARPSQISRLQKELKRNNSDAHSTTSSASPAQSPSYSNLSDDGSDAELSPGSSRSPVFSFLDLTYWKRQKVCCGIIYKGRFGEVLIDPHLFKPCCRKKQRQQQQQQEEEEEDEEEDDDEEEVEVEEGQAVMEVIEQNPQMEEEVKEIATCEENVEPAQLCVTMTTPPSRSAVVAEEGW, from the exons ATGTTTGGCTTTCACAAGCCGAAAATGTACAGGAGTTTGGACGGCTGCTGCATCTGCCGCGCAAAGTCGTCGAGCTCCCGCTTCACGGACAGTAAGCGCTACGAGAAAGAGTTCAGGAGCTGTTTTGG ACTGAGTGAAACGCGATCTGGAGAAATCTGTAACGCCTGTGTGCTGCTGGTGAAACGATGGAAAAAGCTGCCTGTGGGAACCAAGAAGAACTGGAACCAT GTGGTTGATGCACGGGGTGGTCCCAGCTTAAAGATAACTTCCAGGCCCAAGAAAATAAAGTCCATCTCAAAGAAAGCACGGCCCAGTCAGATCAGTCGGCTGCAAAAGGAGCTCAAAAGAAACA ATTCCGATGCTCACAGCACCACCTCCAGCGCCTCTCCAGCTCAGTCCCCCAGCTACAGTAACCTGTCAGATGACGGCTCCGATGCCGAACTCAGCCCGGGTTCCAGCCGCTCCCCAGTTTTCTCCTTCCTGGACCTCACCTACTGGAAGAG gCAAAAAGTCTGCTGTGGAATAATCTACAAGGGGCGCTTTGGGGAGGTGCTCATCGATCCCCATTTGTTCAAACCATGCTGCCGCAAAAAACAGcgacagcagcaacaacaacaagaggaggaggaggaagacgaggaggaggacgatgatgaggaggaagtggaggtaGAAGAAGGCCAGGCGGTAATGGAGGTCATCGAGCAAAACCCCCAGATggaagaggaagtgaaggagATTGCAACATGCGAGGAAAATGTGGAGCCCGCGCAGCTAtgtgtcaccatgacaacacctCCATCCAGGAGTGCGGTGGTGGCCGAGGAAGGGTGGTAA
- the kxd1 gene encoding kxDL motif-containing protein 1 — MVEPTASGVFCSRMLSMVNSEDVNAIIQAQRHMLDRFEKTNEMLINFNGLSNVRLQQMNERFLLHTRTLVEMKKDLDSIFRRIRTLKGKISKQYPDAFSNVHESPILEDDDDDFDPVPPSVATTITTANSEQSTESCDTSPDVISPTVSRCSEDLSQEPPDTPTSDVLETAVLQDEGPDSVPAE, encoded by the exons ATGGTGGAGCCCACAGCATCTGGTGTGTTCTGCAGCAGGATGCTGAGCATGGTCAACTCTGAGGATGTTAATGCCATCATCCAGGCTcagagacacat GCTTGACCGCTTTGAGAAAACTAACGAAATGCTGATCAACTTCAACGGGCTGTCTAACGTGCGACTGCAGCAAATGAACGAGCGCTTCTTGCTCCACACCCGCACCCTTGTGGAGATGAAGAAAGATCTGGACAGTATCTTCAGGAGAATCAG GACACTTAAAGGGAAGATTTCAAAACAGTACCCAGACGCCTTTAGCA ATGTCCACGAGTCACCTATCCTCgaggacgacgacgatgacTTTGACCCAGTTCCTCCCAGTGTTGccacaacaatcacaacagcCAACTCCGAGCAGAGCacagagtcatgtgacacaaGTCCAGATGTGATCTCACCAACTGTGAGCAGATGCTCTGAAGATCTCTCTCAAGAGCCGCCTGACACGCCCACTTCTGACGTCCTAGAGACAGCTGTCCTACAGGACGAAGGGCCTGACTCGGTACCTGCAGAATAG